From the genome of Spinacia oleracea cultivar Varoflay chromosome 2, BTI_SOV_V1, whole genome shotgun sequence, one region includes:
- the LOC110793903 gene encoding pyrophosphate-energized vacuolar membrane proton pump, with product MGVVLLPDLGTEILIPVCGVIGIVFSLVQWYIVAQVKVSSDSERSSNNKNGVSENLIEEEEGLNDQSVVEKCAEIQNAISEGSTSFLFTMYQYVGVFMIAFAVLIFLFLGSVEGFSTKSQGCTYDKTKDCKPALATAVFSTVAFLLGAITSLASGFLGMKIATYANARTTLEARKGVGKAFIVAFRSGAVMGFLLAANGLLVLYITILLFKIYYGDDWEGLFEAITGYGLGGSSMALFGRVGGGIYTKAADVGADLVGKIEQNIPEDDPRNPAVIADNVGDNVGDIAGMGSDLFGSYAESSCAALVVASISSFGINHEFTAILYPLIISSVGILVCLITTLFATDFFEIKAVKEIEPALKKQLVISTALMTVAVAVVSWVALPSSFTIFDFGAQREVKNWQLFLCVSVGLWAGLIIGFVTEYYTSNAYSPVQDVADSCRTGAATNVIFGLALGYKSVIIPIFAIAVSIFVSFSFAAMYGIAVAALGMLSTIATGLAIDAYGPISDNAGGIAEMAGMSHRIRERTDALDAAGNTTAAIGKGFAIGSAALVSLALFGAFVSRAAISTVDVLTPKVFIGLLVGAMLPYWFSAMTMKSVGSAALKMVEEVRRQFKEMPGLMEGTTKPDYANCVKISTDASIKEMIPPGALVMLTPLIVGTLFGVETLSGVLAGSLVSGVQIAISASNTGGAWDNAKKYIEAGASEHARTLGPKGSDAHKAAVIGDTIGDPLKDTSGPSLNILIKLMAVESLVFAPFFATHGGLLFKIFS from the exons atgggtgttgttcttcttccagATCTCGGAACAGAGATATTGATTCCAGTTTGTGGGGTAATTGGAATTGTATTCTCTTTGGTTCAATGGTACATCGTTGCTCAGGTTAAGGTTTCCTCTGATTCTGAGCGAAGTAGCAATAATAAGAACGGGGTTTCTGAGAATTtgattgaagaagaagaaggtctTAATGACCAAAGTGTTGTTGAAAAATGCGCTGAGATTCAGAACGCTATTTCCGAAG GATCAACCTCCTTCCTTTTTACCATGTACCAGTATGTTGGTGTCTTCATGATTGCTTTTGCCGTGTTGATATTCCTTTTCCTTGGATCTGTGGAGGGATTCAGTACAAAAAGCCAGGGGTGCACCTATGACAAAACCAAGGACTGCAAACCTGCACTTGCCACTGCTGTCTTCAGCACTGTGGCCTTCTTGCTTGGTGCTATCACCTCTTTGGCTTCTGGTTTCCTTGGGATGAAGATTGCCACATATGCAAATGCACGAACAACACTAGAGGCTAGAAAGGGTGTTGGTAAAGCTTTCATTGTAGCATTCAGGTCTGGAGCTGTCATGGGCTTCCTTCTTGCTGCAAATGGTCTTTTGGTGCTTTACATTACTATCCTGCTCTTTAAGATTTACTATGGTGATGACTGGGAAGGTCTTTTTGAGGCTATCACTGGTTATGGTCTTGGAGGATCGTCCATGGCCCTTTTTGGCAGAGTTGGTGGAGGTATTTACACAAAAGCTGCTGATGTTGGTGCTGATCTTGTCGGTAAAATTGAACAAAACATCCCCGAGGATGACCCCAGGAATCCAGCT GTTATTGCTGACAATGTTGGTGACAATGTTGGGGATATCGCTGGTATGGGTTCAGATCTCTTTGGATCCTATGCTGAGTCATCCTGTGCTGCTCTAGTTGTGGCTTCAATTTCCTCCTTTGGGATCAACCATGAATTTACTGCAATATTGTACCCACTGATCATCAGCTCTGTGGGTATTCTTGTTTGTTTGATCACAACCTTATTTGCAACTGACTTCTTCGAGATCAAGGCTGTTAAGGAGATTGAGCCTGCACTCAAGAAGCAACTAGTCATCTCCACTGCTCTAATGACTGTTGCAGTTGCAGTTGTTTCATGGGTTGCCCTTCCTTCTTCATTTACCATTTTTGATTTCGGGGCTCAGAGGGAGGTGAAGAACTG GCAATTGTTCTTATGTGTTTCAGTTGGCTTGTGGGCTGGGCTCATCATTGGATTTGTTACTGAATACTACACTAGTAATGCATACAG CCCCGTGCAAGATGTTGCTGATTCTTGCCGAACTGGAGCTGCCACAAACGTTATTTTTGGCCTGGCTTTGGGTTACAAATCAGTCATTATACCCATCTTCGCCATCGCCGTCAGTATATTTGTTAGTTTTAGCTTTGCAGCTATGTATGGTATTGCTGTAGCTGCTCTTGGCATGCTGAGCACCATCGCTACTGGATTAGCTATTGATGCATATGGCCCCATCAGTGATAATGCTGGAGGTATTGCTGAGATGGCTGGTATGAGCCACAGGATCCGCGAGAGAACCGATGCCCTTGATGCTGCTGGAAACACAACCGCTGCTATTGGAAAG GGTTTTGCCATTGGTTCTGCAGCTCTTGTTTCTCTTGCTCTCTTTGGTGCCTTTGTGAGCCGTGCAGCTATCTCAACTGTCGATGTCTTGACCCCAAAAGTTTTCATTGGTCTTCTTGTTGGAGCCATGCTTCCATACTGGTTCTCTGCCATGACCATGAAGAGTGTGGGAAGTGCAGCTTTGAAGATGGTTGAAGAGGTCCGTAGGCAATTTAAAGAAATGCCTGGCTTGATGGAAGGCACTACCAAGCCTGACTATGCTAACTGTGTCAAGATCTCCACTGATGCTTCCATCAAGGAGATGATTCCCCCTGGTGCTCTAGTCATGTTGACACCATTGATTGTCGGAACCTTATTTGGTGTTGAGACTCTTTCCGGTGTTCTTGCTGGTTCTCTTGTGTCCGGTGTACAG ATTGCTATCTCTGCATCCAACACTGGTGGTGCTTGGGACAACGCCAAGAAATACATCGAG GCTGGTGCTTCTGAGCACGCAAGGACACTCGGCCCTAAGGGATCGGATGCACACAAGGCAGCGGTGATTGGTGACACCATTGGTGACCCTCTTAAGGACACGTCTGGACCGTCACTCAACATCCTGATCAAGCTTATGGCTGTTGAGTCACTAGTGTTTGCCCCCTTCTTCGCTACCCACGGTGGTCTGCTCTTCAAGATCTTCTCCTAA